In Trifolium pratense cultivar HEN17-A07 linkage group LG7, ARS_RC_1.1, whole genome shotgun sequence, a genomic segment contains:
- the LOC123896225 gene encoding heat shock 70 kDa protein-like — MDLFNECMNIVPCTSFVFSLHIFLLPYSETEFFKGKELCKSINPDEAVAYGAAVQAALLCDDIKNVPKLVLQDVTPLSLGRSVLGDIMDVVIPRNTCIPVKMTKTYVTIKDNQSSSMIEVYEGERTRASDNNLLGSFILSGHTLAPRGHPLDVCFAIDENGILTVSAKEK; from the exons ATGGACCTTTTTAATGAATGTATGAACATCGTACCATGCACTTCTTTCGTCTTTTCTCTTCATATTTTCCTATTGCCTTACTCTGAAACG GAGTTTTTCAAGGGGAAGGAGTTGTGCAAGAGCATTAACCCTGATGAAGCTGTAGCTTATGGGGCAGCTGTTCAGGCTGCTTTGTTGTGTGATGACATCAAGAATGTTCCTAAGTTGGTGCTGCAGGATGTTACACCTTTGTCTCTTGGTAGGTCTGTACTAGGAGATATCATGGATGTGGTGATTCCGAGGAACACTTGCATTCCCGTCAAGATGACCAAAACATATGTTACAATCAAAGATAACCAATCCAGTTCCATGATTGAGGTTTATGAGGGTGAGAGAACAAGAGCTAGTGACAACAATTTGCTTGGTTCATTTATTCTTTCTGGTCATACCCTGGCTCCTCGTGGCCATCCTTTGGATGTCTGTTTTGCTATAgatgaaaatggtattttgaCAGTTTCTGCTAAGGAAAAGTGA
- the LOC123896226 gene encoding uncharacterized protein LOC123896226: MVRWSIGNGTNIKVMSEPWLREANRAWISSPQDQGVYNFYVNDLLLPDMKIWDREKIESIFPMYVAKRILEVPLFNMVDEDKLIWTDSTNGNYSVKSGYKLIMNITGKVDVVSSKKNWNSLWTILAPPKAKHLLWRISIGCLPTRLRLQERRVPCPLLCPICEQHDEDDWHVMFGCAASTQAMQATDFGFNLEAYLQQTNSVSDIILELCLREDKEAAGLKASHFWEDWFSVQQVQYGGSQYNQQQPLMWQKPNYGWYKCNVDAGFHKEISKTSAGRCLCDHMRRFVMAETTWVEGNCTILEGESIAILNALETLGQRGLSNVIFETDFKSEVDAIHHLCASEHGCTYFC, encoded by the exons ATGGTTAGGTGGAGTATTGGCAATGGAACTAATATAAAGGTTATGAGTGAGCCTTGGTTGCGAGAAGCAAATAGAGCATGGATATCTTCACCGCAAGACCAAGGTGtgtataatttttatgttaatgatCTCTTGCTTCCTGATATGAAAATATGGGATAGGGAGAAAATTGAGTCTATTTTTCCTATGTATGTTGCGAAACGCATTCTTGAGGTTCCATTATTTAACATGGTTGACGAAGACAAGTTAATATGGACTGATAGCACTAATGGTAATTATAGTGTCAAGAGTGGATATAAACTGATAATGAATATTACAGGGAAGGTGGATGTTGTGTCCTCAAAGAAAAATTGGAATAGCCTTTGGACAATTCTTGCTCCGCCAAAGGCCAAGCATTTGTTATGGAGGATAAGTATAGGTTGCCTACCTACTCGATTACGGCTTCAGGAAAGGCGGGTTCCATGTCCGTTGTTGTGTCCAATTTGTGAGCAGCATGATGAAGATGATTGGCATGTAATGTTTGGATGTGCTGCAAGTACACAGGCTATGCAGGCAACAGATTTCGGTTTTAATTTAGAAGCTTACCTGCAGCAAACTAACAGTGTTAGTGATATTATTCTTGAGCTGTGCTTGCGTGAAGACAAGGAGGCAGCAG GCCTAAAAGCAAGTCACTTTTGGGAGGACTGGTTTTCGGTGCAGCAGGTTCAATATGGTGGCTCCCAATACAATCAGCAGCAGCCCCTTATGTGGCAGAAACCAAATTATGGATGGTACAAATGTAACGTCGATGCGGGCTTCCACAAAGAGATAAGTAAAACTAGTGCCGGTCGGTGTTTGTGTGATCACATGCGACGTTTTGTCATGGCAGAGACTACTTGGGTGGAAGGAAATTGCACCATTTTGGAAGGTGAATCCATAGCTATACTTAATGCATTGGAAACATTGGGTCAAAGAGGTTTATCTAATGTTATCTTTGAGACGGATTTTAAAAGCGAGGTGGATGCAATTCATCATTTATGCGCCAGCGAACATGGTTGCACATACTTTTGCTAG
- the LOC123898859 gene encoding heat shock cognate 70 kDa protein 1-like yields MNEITISNHKERMSAEEIKKLIKEAESYHVEDMKFLRKAEAVNALDHYIYKMRNALKKKDINLKLSSQKIRKIESAITVATNMLDEDHHHNDSHVLENHLKELKIEFDYIIAKTI; encoded by the coding sequence atgaatgaaattacAATATCCAATCACAAAGAAAGGATGTCAGctgaagaaattaaaaaattgattaaagaaGCTGAGAGTTACCATGTTGAGGACATGAAATTCCTAAGGAAGGCTGAAGCAGTGAATGCATTGGATCACTACATTTACAAAATGAGAAATgctttaaagaaaaaagatattAATTTGAAGCTTTCCTCACAAAAGATCAGGAAGATTGAATCCGCAATTACAGTGGCCACAAATATGCTTGATGAGGATCACCATCACAATGATTCACATGTTCTCGAGAATCATTTGAAGGAGCTCAAGATTGAGTTTGATTACATCATTGCTAAGACAATTTAG
- the LOC123896224 gene encoding uncharacterized protein LOC123896224, whose translation MDAMAVLASGQVYSVPCQKRITDAMTKAQSHVVTRHDRQRFAVEETEDPHEGQPKDTFKVHLEEKWCDCGKFQALHLPCSHVIAACFHAHLDYQVYIDDVFKVANVCRVYEHTFEVVQGQMYWPTYQGPKLFPRPDMKRVKKGRPKKSRIRTEMDEFGKKERLCGLCRMPDHNRNNCPYVAGPSS comes from the coding sequence ATGGATGCAATGGCTGTGTTAGCTTCTGGTCAGGTGTATTCTGTGCCATGTCAGAAAAGGATTACAGATGCAATGACTAAGGCCCAATCACATGTAGTCACTCGTCATGATAGGCAACGTTTCGCAGTGGAGGAAACTGAGGATCCCCACGAAGGCCAACCAAAGGATACATTTAAAGTACACTTGGAAGAAAAATGGTGTGACTGTGGAAAATTTCAAGCATTACATTTACCTTGTTCACATGTTATTGCTGCTTGTTTTCACGCTCATTTGGACTATCAAGTGTACATTGATGATGTGTTCAAAGTTGCCAATGTATGCCGCGTTTATGAGCATACATTCGAAGTGGTTCAAGGACAAATGTATTGGCCGACATACCAAGGCCCGAAACTTTTTCCCCGTCCCGACATGAAAAGGGTCAAGAAAGGTCGTCCAAAAAAGTCCCGCATTAGAACCGAAATGGACGAATTCGGCAAAAAAGAGCGCCTATGTGGTTTATGTAGAATGCCGGATCATAACAGAAATAATTGTCCTTATGTTGCGGGACCCTCGTCGTAa
- the LOC123899124 gene encoding coatomer subunit epsilon-1-like gives MATPDHLFNLRNNFYLGAYQAAINSSEVNGLSPDDVIERDTLVHRCYIALGQLQFVISEINDSAPTPLQAVKLLALYFSSPDSKESAIASIKEWLADPAIGNNATLRLVAGIIFLHENDFNEALKYTNAGGTMELTALNVQIFIKMHRSDYAERQLRIMQQIDEDHTLTQLANAWLDLAVGGAKIQEANLIFQDLSERYQSTSLLLNGKAVCCMQMGNFDEAETLLVEALNKDARDPETLANLVVCCLHLGKPSSKSFSQLKLSHPDHVLVKRVSAAEESFDRALQSVS, from the exons ATGGCTACACCAGATCACTTATTCAACCTCCGTAACAACTTCTACCTCGGTGCATATCAAGCCGCCATCAACAGCAGCGAAGTTAACGGCCTCTCTCCCGACGACGTTATCGAACGCGACACTCTCGTTCACCGTTGCTACATCGCACTTGGTCAGTTACAGTTCGTCATCTCTGAAATCAACGATTCTGCTCCTACACCTCTTCAAGCTGTTAAATTACTCGCTCTCTATTTCTCTTCTCCTGATTCAAAG gaATCTGCGATCGCGAGTATCAAAGAATGGCTTGCTGATCCTGCTATTGGAAACAATGCGACTTTGAGACTTGTTGCTGGAATTATCTTTTTGCATGAAAATGATTTCAATGAGGCGCTTAAGTATACTAATGCTGGTGGAACTATGGAACt GACTGCTTTGAATGTGCAAATCTTTATTAAGATGCATAGGTCTGATTATGCTGAGAGACAGCTTAGGATTATGCAGCAGATTGATGAGGATCATACACTTACTCAACTTGCCAATGCTTGGCTTGATTTGGCTGTG GGAGGGGCGAAGATCCAGGAGGCGAATTTGATCTTCCAAGATTTGTCTGAGAGATATCAGTCTACTAGTTTGCTCTTGAATGGGAAGGCTGTTTGTTGCATGCAAATGGGTAACTTTGATGAAGCTGAGACTCTTTTGGTTGAAGCACTTAACAAG GATGCTAGGGATCCAGAAACACTGGCCAATCTTGTTGTATGTTGTCTTCACCTTGGCAAACCATCTTCTAAATCATTCAG CCAGCTGAAACTTTCACACCCAGACCATGTCCTGGTCAAGAGGGTATCAGCAGCTGAAGAAAGCTTTGATAGAGCACTACAATCTGTTTCATGA